In the genome of Vicia villosa cultivar HV-30 ecotype Madison, WI linkage group LG7, Vvil1.0, whole genome shotgun sequence, one region contains:
- the LOC131619355 gene encoding uncharacterized protein LOC131619355 yields the protein MQIGKQPSINSAKAKYLSQFPAFFHPYIDDIVDVEPDGNCGFCCISSALGWGKKHGKEKWMTIPDMGYHVASKYSVVFVSLSMRMNIAFFPLLIASPLYTSRHTIIDVGFVNSNHWVQIKLRLGCPLSFVTDRWRNNCSNNAKAWESAYASRFTHWETLAGNSDIRKNVSMEPETVEIL from the exons ATGCAGATTGGTAAGCAACCTTCTATCAATTCTGCAAAAGCCAAGTACTTGTCCCAGTTTCCTGCCTTCTTTCATCCATACATCGATGACATTGTTGATGTTGAACCGGATGGAAATTGTGGTTTCTGTTGTATTTCATCTGCATTAGGATGGGGGAAGAAGCAT GGCAAGGAGAAATGGATGACGATTCCCGATATGGGTTACCATGTTGCTTCTAAATACAGTGttgtatttgtttctctttccatgaGAATGAACATAGCATTTTTCCCGCTTCTCATAGCTTCACCCCTATACACGAGTCGACATACGATCATTGATGTTGGTTTTGTCAACAGTAATCATTGGGTTCAGATAAAGTTGAGACTCGGTTGTCCACTGTCGTTCGTCACTGATCGGTGGAGGAATAATTGTTCTaataatgcaaaagcatgggaatcAGCATATGCGAGTCGGTTTACACACTGGGAAACACTGGCAGGAAACTCAGACATTCGGAAGAATGTTTCTATGGAACCAGAAACTGTTGAGATATTATAA